In Bacteriovorax stolpii, a single genomic region encodes these proteins:
- a CDS encoding Flp family type IVb pilin: MAKLQNSFFLKDEKGQSVVEYILLLVVVSALSITVLNNKKFKEFVGGETGLFVAIRKSMEYSYRYGRELNADADYDSAMSFNYQSNKHDTYFNTKENTSRFFGGAEPYGKK; encoded by the coding sequence ATGGCAAAATTACAAAATTCTTTCTTTCTAAAAGACGAGAAAGGGCAATCCGTTGTCGAGTACATCCTGTTACTAGTCGTCGTTAGTGCACTTTCAATCACAGTGCTTAATAATAAAAAATTCAAAGAATTTGTCGGTGGAGAAACCGGTCTTTTTGTCGCTATCAGAAAGAGTATGGAGTACTCATACCGTTATGGTAGAGAGCTCAATGCGGATGCAGATTACGATTCAGCAATGAGCTTTAATTATCAGTCTAATAAGCACGACACTTATTTTAATACCAAAGAAAACACTTCACGGTTTTTTGGTGGGGCGGAGCCTTATGGTAAAAAATAA
- the cpaB gene encoding Flp pilus assembly protein CpaB, with amino-acid sequence MNTRALTLAIAIAAFAMMMVWTYLEDQKSAMIKEYGIQSSVVVAKNDIQELDLIDDSKVEVKTVPANFLAPGHFKTIKELENTIATVPIIKGEQITKPRVTYPGIKTGLSRQVSVGKRAVAINITEKDAVGRLIKPGDRVDVLAAIDISQGARKDLQKTRTFLQDVLVLSTGMSMTNSIPMYGVETPKVIRTMNLNTYTTYNTITLELDPYDVQKLAFMQAYGSGTLSLSLRNNADKEPVRLRATQIYDVLGEDASEAKGFFSEKYLKESKNAQ; translated from the coding sequence ATGAATACACGCGCCCTCACTTTGGCCATTGCAATCGCAGCTTTTGCGATGATGATGGTTTGGACATATCTCGAAGATCAAAAAAGCGCGATGATTAAGGAATACGGTATTCAAAGTTCTGTTGTCGTTGCAAAAAATGATATTCAGGAACTCGACTTGATCGATGACTCAAAAGTTGAAGTTAAAACTGTTCCAGCAAACTTCCTGGCACCTGGGCATTTCAAAACAATTAAAGAACTAGAAAATACAATCGCGACTGTTCCTATTATCAAAGGGGAGCAGATCACAAAACCACGTGTAACTTATCCCGGAATTAAAACGGGTCTTTCACGCCAGGTTTCTGTTGGTAAGCGTGCTGTTGCGATTAACATCACTGAGAAAGATGCCGTGGGAAGATTGATTAAGCCAGGAGACCGCGTAGATGTTCTGGCAGCGATTGATATTTCTCAAGGGGCGAGAAAAGATTTACAAAAAACCAGAACATTCCTTCAGGATGTTCTGGTTCTTTCTACCGGGATGAGTATGACTAACTCAATTCCAATGTACGGGGTTGAAACACCGAAAGTTATCCGTACGATGAACTTAAATACTTACACGACTTACAACACGATTACACTTGAACTTGATCCGTACGATGTTCAGAAACTTGCATTCATGCAGGCCTATGGTAGCGGTACATTATCGCTGTCACTGAGAAACAATGCGGATAAAGAACCGGTGAGATTAAGAGCAACACAAATTTACGATGTACTCGGAGAAGATGCTTCTGAAGCCAAAGGTTTCTTCTCTGAGAAATATTTAAAAGAGTCTAAAAATGCTCAATAA
- a CDS encoding pilus assembly protein N-terminal domain-containing protein — MLNKFFVILFSWILIALPAFSQDGDPNESLKEVEVIVGLEKIITLDFVPNSVIKIANENLVSYQLVPQKKQILLTGIKAGDTTLTVRDLAGDIKARYLLKVTASDQSKVVVQLKELLGDVEGLEIGIKGDAVFVGGQIVVPSDIGKVVVILEKYPDVLRLVELSPQTQLVIAKKMQDEMQKSTLRDVTVRVVNGTFWIEGVVNSQEESNKAEQIARAYLPDQIQNLARRTDAVQTTKKPPFENLLTINTKPKPEPLAKLFKITAQFVELTKAYDKTFGFSWTPTIGNGGGSIQVGKTGSGGVATSSQGTLAATISNLFPKLNSAKSAGHARVVQSGVIIVKDNVEGAINKTSKIPYAIGTGDNLKSGTAVSGFELRITPNMLQEEKINLKMVISVKATTGDSVPTELDNTVNTQIIVKSQESAVVGGVVQNKFTTDYDRDPPVQETIENGSALFSFLKSKKYSTNRSQFVIFVTPEIIESASSGAQEVERKFRKRSR; from the coding sequence ATGCTCAATAAATTTTTTGTTATTCTGTTTTCATGGATATTAATCGCACTTCCTGCCTTTTCTCAGGATGGGGACCCTAATGAGTCTTTGAAAGAAGTCGAAGTTATTGTTGGTTTGGAAAAAATCATCACGCTCGATTTCGTTCCAAACTCAGTTATTAAAATCGCCAACGAAAACTTAGTTTCATATCAGCTCGTTCCGCAAAAAAAGCAGATTCTCTTAACCGGGATTAAAGCAGGGGATACGACCCTGACTGTTCGCGACCTGGCCGGAGATATCAAGGCCCGTTATCTTTTAAAAGTAACAGCATCTGATCAGTCTAAAGTTGTTGTTCAGTTAAAAGAACTTCTGGGTGATGTTGAAGGTCTGGAAATTGGTATTAAAGGAGACGCCGTTTTTGTCGGCGGTCAGATCGTTGTTCCAAGTGATATTGGTAAAGTTGTTGTTATCCTCGAAAAATATCCTGACGTTCTTCGCTTGGTTGAGCTCTCTCCACAAACTCAGCTGGTCATTGCTAAAAAAATGCAGGATGAGATGCAAAAAAGTACACTTCGTGACGTTACTGTTCGCGTAGTAAATGGAACTTTCTGGATTGAAGGAGTGGTTAACTCGCAGGAAGAAAGTAATAAGGCCGAGCAAATTGCCCGCGCGTATCTTCCGGATCAAATTCAGAACTTAGCAAGAAGAACAGATGCTGTTCAGACGACTAAAAAACCTCCGTTTGAAAACTTGTTAACGATCAATACAAAACCAAAACCAGAACCTCTGGCAAAACTTTTTAAGATTACGGCACAGTTTGTGGAATTAACGAAGGCCTATGATAAGACGTTTGGTTTTAGCTGGACGCCGACTATCGGTAATGGTGGTGGGTCAATTCAGGTCGGGAAAACTGGAAGCGGTGGAGTCGCGACTTCGTCACAAGGAACACTGGCCGCAACGATTTCAAATCTTTTCCCAAAACTAAACTCGGCCAAGAGTGCGGGGCACGCGCGTGTTGTTCAGTCTGGGGTTATCATTGTTAAAGACAATGTCGAAGGTGCGATTAATAAAACATCAAAAATTCCTTATGCGATTGGGACTGGTGACAACTTAAAGAGTGGTACTGCCGTCTCGGGATTCGAATTGAGAATTACACCGAATATGCTTCAAGAAGAAAAAATTAACTTGAAAATGGTTATTTCGGTAAAGGCCACAACGGGGGATTCAGTTCCAACAGAATTGGATAACACTGTTAATACGCAAATCATTGTGAAGTCACAGGAATCAGCCGTAGTCGGGGGTGTTGTACAGAATAAATTTACAACAGATTACGACAGAGACCCACCTGTTCAGGAAACGATTGAAAATGGTTCAGCACTATTTTCATTCTTAAAGTCTAAAAAATACTCTACTAACCGCTCTCAGTTCGTCATTTTCGTGACTCCAGAAATTATCGAGTCAGCTTCTTCAGGAGCACAGGAAGTAGAAAGAAAGTTCAGGAAAAGGAGCAGATAG